A genomic segment from Sandaracinaceae bacterium encodes:
- a CDS encoding LysR family transcriptional regulator — MLDWDDVRYLLAVTRRGTLAAAARSAKTNPTTVGRRVAQLEDKLGVRLFDRTARGWIPTEPCKRLLPHAERMELEALALARASAATDADLVGPVHMTTTGIVAARYLTPLLPRLRLRHPGIELRITCTERRLRLDRGEADLALRIARPEEPDVVARRVMRVPLALHGTSEYLERRGRPNPGSSYADHDLVAFLEGPGSEPENAWLEQNCPDARVVLRTNSVAVCVEALREGLGLGLIPRLLGDRDPRLVRLDTYSPPAPREVWLVYHQDIEPSPRVRALIDFLVQHLAD; from the coding sequence ATGCTCGATTGGGACGACGTACGCTATCTCCTCGCGGTGACGCGGCGCGGAACGCTCGCAGCCGCAGCGCGTAGCGCCAAGACCAACCCGACGACGGTGGGGAGGCGCGTGGCCCAGCTCGAAGACAAGCTGGGCGTGCGTCTCTTCGACCGCACGGCGCGCGGCTGGATCCCGACCGAGCCGTGCAAGCGGTTGCTCCCGCACGCCGAGCGCATGGAGCTGGAGGCGCTGGCGCTCGCGCGCGCCTCCGCGGCGACGGACGCGGATCTGGTGGGCCCCGTCCACATGACGACCACAGGCATCGTGGCAGCGCGTTATCTCACGCCGCTGCTCCCGCGCCTGCGCTTGCGGCATCCAGGCATCGAGCTGCGCATCACGTGCACCGAGCGCCGCCTGCGCCTCGACCGTGGCGAGGCGGACCTCGCCTTGCGCATCGCCCGACCGGAGGAGCCGGATGTCGTCGCCCGCCGGGTCATGCGCGTTCCGCTCGCTCTGCACGGTACGAGCGAGTACCTCGAACGCAGGGGCCGCCCGAACCCAGGCAGCTCCTATGCGGACCATGACCTCGTCGCGTTCCTCGAGGGGCCCGGCAGTGAACCCGAGAACGCCTGGCTCGAGCAGAACTGCCCCGATGCGCGGGTGGTGCTGCGCACGAACAGCGTTGCCGTGTGCGTCGAGGCGTTGCGCGAGGGGCTCGGCCTCGGTCTGATCCCGCGTCTGTTGGGAGACCGTGACCCACGCCTGGTGCGCCTCGACACGTACAGCCCACCGGCCCCGCGCGAGGTATGGCTCGTCTACCACCAAGACATCGAGCCCAGCCCTCGCGTACGCGCCCTGATCGACTTCCTGGTGCAGCACCTCGCGGACTGA
- a CDS encoding alpha/beta fold hydrolase encodes MTPTSSIAQTPTMETDHTDVAVIPRMLVTSDGRLLEADVYRPRTRRVRAQVVLHGATAVPRKHYAAFARHMAEAGFEILIYDYRGVGGSVSDHVKHDDATMSDWLERDAPAAVRTLRGEGPSSVPFFAIGHSFGGQIVAALEGVPQPEAVVTMGAQRGYWAAFAPSVRPRMWLNWFVLMPMLTTTLGYLPGWAGLGVDMPAGVVDEWASWCKRPDYYLSDHPEIATRLASYRGKLLALSVTDDDFAPLGNVSWLIARHRRAALEHVRFRPEDVAVSRFGHFGFFRVQYAASVWPEVVGHFEEVLGEGVRPRRLGAEVVPASDGMVALDDDELALDLDYGRV; translated from the coding sequence ATGACCCCCACCTCTTCGATCGCGCAGACCCCCACCATGGAGACGGACCACACGGACGTGGCCGTCATCCCCCGCATGCTCGTCACGAGCGATGGACGGCTGCTCGAGGCAGACGTGTACCGACCGCGTACCCGGCGTGTGCGCGCACAGGTGGTCCTACACGGGGCCACGGCGGTGCCGCGCAAGCACTACGCCGCGTTCGCGCGGCACATGGCCGAGGCTGGCTTCGAGATCCTGATCTACGACTACCGCGGTGTCGGAGGGTCGGTGTCCGACCACGTGAAGCACGACGACGCCACCATGTCCGACTGGCTCGAGCGGGACGCTCCGGCTGCCGTGCGAACGCTGCGTGGTGAGGGTCCGTCGAGCGTGCCCTTCTTTGCCATTGGGCACAGCTTTGGCGGTCAGATCGTGGCTGCCCTGGAGGGCGTCCCGCAGCCCGAGGCCGTGGTGACGATGGGCGCCCAACGGGGCTACTGGGCGGCGTTCGCGCCCAGCGTGCGCCCGCGTATGTGGCTGAACTGGTTCGTGCTCATGCCCATGCTGACGACCACCTTGGGCTACCTCCCGGGGTGGGCGGGGCTGGGCGTGGACATGCCCGCGGGTGTCGTCGACGAGTGGGCGAGCTGGTGCAAGCGCCCCGACTACTACCTGAGCGACCACCCGGAGATCGCCACCAGGCTCGCGTCCTATCGGGGCAAGCTGCTCGCGCTGAGCGTCACGGACGACGACTTCGCACCCCTTGGGAATGTCTCGTGGTTGATCGCGCGACACCGCCGCGCGGCCCTCGAGCACGTCCGCTTCCGCCCGGAGGACGTCGCCGTCTCGCGCTTCGGGCACTTCGGCTTCTTTCGCGTGCAGTACGCGGCCTCGGTCTGGCCCGAGGTCGTCGGCCACTTCGAGGAGGTCCTCGGCGAAGGTGTCCGCCCGCGTCGACTCGGCGCGGAGGTGGTTCCTGCCTCCGACGGAATGGTCGCGCTCGACGACGACGAGCTCGCGCTGGACCTCGACTACGGGCGCGTCTGA
- a CDS encoding Ig-like domain-containing protein: MLTVVVMIVGCGAGGEQPPVGLPDASVPVDTEAPVIVSISPPDGALGIGEDAVVVITFSEPMDRLSVQDSVAAADLGAVDYTWSSDNTRLTITPVNPLSYATGSDPGVVSALPFTVIVGTGGQDVAGNTVQAGAQSTFTTYRAIAASLLSVEALTATTDPTAVASTVGALYIGDDGNGGTAKGTRGFITMTLAGIPDEAVGIASATLETASVGTNGAPFLELGTLLLDHARFTIATDAFAAATEAEVNAAFNLVPLTTVGSWMTDENTVPSMDVTDAVRTDFAERATLGDRSQYRVRMATDLNTDANADGVLLSRDDLVLRVAYLLP; encoded by the coding sequence ATGTTGACCGTGGTCGTGATGATCGTGGGTTGTGGCGCAGGGGGTGAGCAGCCGCCCGTCGGCCTGCCGGATGCAAGCGTGCCGGTCGACACGGAGGCGCCGGTGATCGTGTCGATCTCACCCCCGGATGGCGCGCTTGGGATCGGCGAGGACGCGGTGGTCGTCATCACGTTCAGCGAGCCGATGGACCGTCTTTCCGTCCAGGACAGCGTCGCCGCCGCCGACCTCGGGGCGGTCGACTACACCTGGAGCTCCGACAACACGCGGCTCACGATCACCCCCGTGAACCCGCTGTCCTATGCGACGGGGTCGGACCCTGGCGTGGTGTCCGCGTTGCCATTCACCGTGATCGTCGGCACAGGTGGGCAAGACGTCGCGGGCAACACTGTGCAGGCGGGCGCTCAATCGACCTTCACGACGTATCGTGCGATCGCTGCGAGCCTGCTCAGCGTCGAAGCCCTCACGGCGACGACGGATCCCACCGCCGTCGCGAGCACCGTCGGCGCGCTGTACATCGGGGACGACGGCAACGGCGGCACAGCGAAGGGCACGCGCGGCTTCATCACGATGACTCTGGCGGGGATCCCCGACGAGGCGGTCGGCATCGCGTCCGCGACGCTCGAGACTGCGTCGGTGGGCACGAACGGAGCACCCTTCCTCGAGCTTGGCACGCTGCTGCTCGACCACGCGCGCTTCACCATCGCCACGGACGCGTTCGCCGCCGCGACCGAAGCAGAGGTGAACGCCGCATTCAACCTCGTACCGCTGACGACCGTGGGCTCGTGGATGACGGACGAGAACACGGTTCCGTCCATGGACGTCACCGACGCGGTCAGGACCGACTTCGCAGAGCGCGCGACCCTGGGCGACCGCAGCCAGTATCGGGTCCGCATGGCCACGGACCTGAACACGGACGCGAACGCCGACGGCGTCCTGCTGTCACGCGATGACCTCGTGCTGCGGGTGGCCTACCTGTTGCCTTGA
- a CDS encoding helix-turn-helix transcriptional regulator, whose product MSDDGATLGRPPRLLLLAAPAASGLERLLTDAEADIARRVFAGHSDREIAQARGCALRTVANQLRTIYRKLGVVSRFELVALLARAALAEERGRPRH is encoded by the coding sequence ATGAGCGACGACGGGGCGACGCTCGGCCGGCCTCCCCGCTTGTTGTTGCTGGCGGCGCCGGCGGCGTCCGGGCTCGAGCGGCTGCTGACCGACGCCGAAGCCGACATCGCGCGCCGGGTCTTCGCCGGTCACTCCGACCGCGAGATCGCCCAGGCGCGAGGCTGCGCGCTCAGGACGGTGGCAAACCAGCTCCGCACCATCTACCGAAAGCTGGGCGTGGTCTCCCGGTTCGAGCTGGTGGCTCTGCTGGCCCGCGCAGCGCTCGCGGAGGAGCGTGGCCGGCCCAGGCACTGA
- a CDS encoding helix-turn-helix transcriptional regulator: MDKHSILGLIELSYAPSANTGEWLARIGTQLARQVPGAVLPFGYIFQKQPGQTLHFEEAFMEGNPDALGWFREHNTNLDQAMQDAFFPTGTASSLFSERFALGRGSGSSTASEPVDDLIRSVDGDDSWATYCVDGAGRGVLCGAIARGISLSPRDRETHRRIAVHMASGLRLRSALSDAARAGGADAVLRPDGHVEDARGAAVEQRECLREAVARVERARGTHSEGRETLDLWQGLVEGRWSIVDYEDSDGKRYYLALANPPLAVLDRSLSVLEAQVAAHAVTGDSNKVIAYALGLAESTTANLLTCALRKLGLASRVDLIRVGVTLGIHGRPLVKLPCDRSRPAEAIP; this comes from the coding sequence GTGGACAAACACAGCATCCTGGGCTTGATCGAGTTGAGCTACGCGCCGTCCGCAAACACCGGGGAGTGGTTGGCGCGCATCGGCACCCAGCTCGCGCGTCAGGTGCCCGGCGCCGTGTTGCCCTTCGGCTACATCTTTCAGAAGCAGCCGGGTCAGACGCTGCACTTCGAAGAGGCGTTCATGGAGGGCAACCCCGATGCCCTCGGCTGGTTTCGGGAGCACAACACGAACCTCGACCAGGCCATGCAGGACGCCTTCTTCCCCACCGGGACCGCCTCCTCGCTCTTCTCGGAGCGCTTCGCGTTGGGGAGGGGGAGCGGCAGCAGCACGGCGTCGGAGCCTGTGGACGACCTCATCCGCTCGGTCGACGGAGACGACTCGTGGGCCACGTACTGCGTGGATGGCGCAGGGCGAGGGGTGCTCTGCGGCGCGATCGCGCGAGGCATCAGCCTCTCGCCTCGCGACCGCGAGACGCACCGTCGGATCGCAGTCCACATGGCCTCGGGTCTGCGTCTCCGCAGCGCCTTGTCGGACGCGGCGCGCGCCGGCGGTGCGGACGCGGTCCTCCGTCCCGACGGGCACGTCGAGGACGCGCGGGGTGCGGCGGTGGAGCAGCGGGAGTGCCTCCGAGAGGCCGTCGCGCGCGTGGAGCGCGCCCGGGGCACCCACTCGGAGGGTCGAGAGACGCTGGACCTCTGGCAGGGCCTCGTCGAGGGGCGTTGGTCCATTGTCGACTACGAGGACTCGGATGGGAAGCGCTACTACCTGGCGCTCGCGAACCCGCCGCTGGCCGTGCTCGATCGCTCGTTGAGCGTGCTGGAGGCGCAGGTTGCGGCGCACGCGGTGACCGGAGACTCGAACAAGGTCATCGCGTACGCGCTGGGTCTCGCCGAGTCGACCACGGCGAACCTGCTGACGTGCGCGCTCCGCAAGCTCGGGCTCGCGAGCCGTGTCGATCTCATCCGGGTGGGTGTCACGCTTGGAATCCACGGGCGCCCGCTCGTGAAGCTGCCGTGCGACCGCTCGCGCCCGGCAGAGGCCATCCCATGA
- a CDS encoding response regulator, translating into MSDFSCLVVEDSPMMRQLLVFALARIKKLKVTEAEDGVDGLRKLAGGKFDLVITDINMPIMDGLKLVKRIRSDETHKDVPIIIITTEGSTEDRQRAMALGANAYITKPIQAPQVIAKVKELLAV; encoded by the coding sequence ATGTCCGACTTTTCCTGCCTAGTCGTCGAAGATTCACCCATGATGCGGCAGCTCTTGGTGTTCGCTCTCGCACGCATCAAGAAGCTGAAGGTCACGGAAGCCGAGGACGGCGTGGACGGCCTGCGCAAGCTCGCGGGGGGCAAGTTCGACCTCGTCATCACCGACATCAACATGCCCATCATGGATGGGCTGAAGCTGGTGAAGCGCATCCGCAGCGACGAGACCCACAAGGACGTGCCGATCATCATCATCACGACCGAGGGCTCCACCGAGGACCGGCAGCGCGCCATGGCCCTCGGGGCGAACGCATACATCACCAAGCCCATTCAGGCGCCGCAGGTCATCGCGAAGGTCAAGGAGCTGCTCGCCGTCTGA
- a CDS encoding GAF domain-containing protein, with protein sequence MSDPDKTRASDLPMDLIKERESFVRSFLKKGVEYTEHLLQENAQLREELGTLQEDNARLRAQIASDDAIRDLLRTVEKLEQERSALLERSSELEEKRQEHQGRHDEIEQEVNDLANLYIASYQLGASLSLRRVVRHLRDMCGQLVGAYGFVIYVLDAGTETAYPIAHEQLDPSTIVPVPVGVGPVGEACLTGIPRIREDGSADFIQGTHDDPVAVIPLISDGKPVGAISVITLLEQKSQWMNVDRELFQLLGAQAGTALIAANLYAAAAGPISALAGVRQNLTAAEAASSESTD encoded by the coding sequence ATGAGCGACCCTGACAAAACCCGCGCGAGCGATCTCCCCATGGACCTGATCAAAGAACGAGAGAGCTTCGTACGGTCGTTCTTGAAGAAGGGCGTGGAGTACACGGAGCACCTGCTCCAAGAGAACGCGCAGCTGCGGGAGGAGCTCGGGACCCTGCAGGAGGACAACGCGCGGCTGCGCGCTCAGATCGCCAGCGACGACGCCATCCGCGACCTGCTCCGCACGGTCGAGAAGCTGGAGCAAGAGCGCTCCGCCTTGTTGGAGCGCAGCTCCGAGCTGGAAGAGAAGCGCCAAGAGCACCAGGGCCGGCACGACGAGATCGAGCAAGAGGTCAACGACCTCGCCAACCTCTACATCGCCAGCTACCAGCTGGGCGCATCCCTCTCGCTGCGACGCGTGGTGCGCCACCTGCGCGACATGTGCGGGCAGCTCGTCGGGGCCTATGGGTTCGTCATTTATGTGCTCGACGCGGGCACCGAGACGGCCTATCCCATCGCGCACGAACAGCTAGACCCCAGCACGATCGTGCCGGTACCCGTGGGCGTGGGGCCCGTGGGAGAGGCCTGCCTCACCGGCATCCCGCGCATCCGTGAGGACGGCAGCGCGGACTTCATCCAGGGTACCCACGACGACCCCGTCGCGGTCATCCCCCTCATCTCCGATGGCAAGCCGGTGGGCGCCATCTCAGTCATCACCTTGCTCGAGCAGAAGAGCCAGTGGATGAACGTCGACCGAGAGCTCTTTCAACTCCTCGGCGCTCAGGCTGGTACCGCCCTGATCGCCGCCAACTTGTACGCCGCCGCGGCCGGGCCCATCTCGGCCCTCGCTGGGGTCCGACAGAACCTCACCGCTGCCGAGGCCGCGTCCTCCGAGAGTACCGACTGA
- the cheB gene encoding chemotaxis-specific protein-glutamate methyltransferase CheB, giving the protein MRHLRVLVVDDSAYNRRTISELLASLPAVEVIGKAGDGDEALRMVAELQPDLITLDLEMPRMDGFTFLRLMMARRPTPVIVVSGYSAKENVFRALEMGALDFVAKPTRTVTSDLSGIGAELAEKVEVVRQLSPAGLEISARVRGSGEFTLPRRGAASDKQPTRLIVIGSSTGGPTALVEVFRRLPSSTSTAVVVAQHMPERFTKTFAERLDKVGGMRVAEASDVHHLTAGTAFICPGGRCMEVVQLQRGLGVKVVSSDAGDRYVPSVDRLFESAARVFGASTVGVVLTGMGDDGARGVVALRDAGGIVMAEAPETAVIYGMPGAAVRTGAVDRSLPLRAMAERLAELTST; this is encoded by the coding sequence ATGAGACATCTCCGCGTCCTGGTCGTCGACGACTCGGCGTACAACCGCCGCACCATCTCCGAGCTGCTCGCGTCGCTGCCCGCGGTCGAGGTGATCGGCAAGGCGGGTGATGGTGACGAAGCGCTGCGCATGGTGGCCGAGCTCCAGCCGGACCTGATCACGCTCGACCTCGAGATGCCGCGCATGGACGGCTTCACCTTCCTGCGCCTCATGATGGCGCGCCGGCCGACGCCCGTGATCGTCGTCAGCGGGTACTCGGCCAAGGAGAACGTCTTCCGAGCTCTCGAGATGGGGGCCCTCGACTTCGTGGCGAAGCCCACGCGCACCGTCACCAGCGATCTCTCCGGCATCGGTGCCGAGCTGGCCGAGAAGGTGGAGGTGGTGCGGCAGCTGTCACCCGCTGGGCTCGAGATCAGCGCGCGCGTGCGCGGCAGCGGGGAGTTCACGCTGCCTCGTCGTGGCGCGGCCAGCGACAAGCAGCCCACCCGGCTCATCGTCATCGGGTCGTCCACGGGCGGGCCCACCGCGCTGGTCGAGGTGTTTCGCCGGCTGCCGTCGTCCACCAGTACGGCGGTGGTCGTGGCCCAGCACATGCCGGAGCGCTTCACCAAGACCTTCGCGGAGCGGTTGGACAAGGTCGGTGGGATGCGTGTGGCCGAGGCCAGCGATGTCCATCACCTCACCGCAGGGACGGCGTTCATCTGCCCGGGGGGGCGCTGTATGGAGGTCGTGCAGCTGCAGCGAGGCCTGGGAGTGAAGGTCGTCTCGTCCGACGCAGGGGACCGCTACGTCCCATCCGTCGACCGCCTGTTCGAGTCGGCCGCGCGCGTGTTCGGGGCCAGCACGGTGGGCGTGGTGTTGACGGGCATGGGCGACGACGGGGCGCGAGGCGTGGTCGCGTTGCGTGACGCGGGCGGCATCGTCATGGCCGAGGCGCCGGAGACCGCCGTCATCTACGGCATGCCAGGCGCAGCGGTGCGCACGGGGGCGGTGGACAGGAGCCTCCCGCTGCGTGCCATGGCGGAGCGCCTGGCGGAGCTGACGAGCACGTGA
- a CDS encoding protein-glutamate O-methyltransferase CheR: MIRDLINRFCGIYFSDDARSIVARRLRERLDAVGLSDYGAYYQFLRYHPDAATELENAVEVLTTNETYFFREEYQLRAFREEILPQLKARAEERGTRRLALWSAGCSSGEEAYTLGILVEDSGLFKGWDVRIYGNDISRRVLHKARRAVYTEASFRTTENRYLRYFVEVPEGRQVHPHIRAMCHFGHLNLLDHSRTAIVGRVDAVFCRNVLIYFDPESRRRAIDTFYQRLVAGGYLLLGHSESLLNASTAFELVHVSTDLVYRRPAPHLFRTPSATEGS; the protein is encoded by the coding sequence ATGATCCGGGACCTCATCAACCGCTTCTGCGGCATCTATTTCTCCGACGACGCGCGCTCCATCGTGGCGCGCCGCCTGCGGGAGCGCTTGGACGCGGTCGGGCTCAGCGACTACGGCGCGTACTACCAGTTCCTACGCTATCACCCGGACGCCGCGACCGAGCTCGAGAACGCGGTGGAGGTGCTGACCACCAACGAGACCTACTTCTTCCGCGAGGAGTACCAGCTACGCGCGTTCCGAGAGGAGATCCTGCCGCAGCTCAAGGCCCGCGCCGAGGAGCGGGGCACGCGACGCCTCGCGCTCTGGAGCGCGGGCTGTTCGAGCGGTGAGGAGGCCTACACCCTCGGCATCCTCGTGGAGGACTCAGGCCTCTTCAAGGGGTGGGATGTCCGCATCTACGGCAACGACATCTCGCGGAGGGTGCTCCACAAGGCGCGTCGGGCCGTCTACACCGAGGCCAGCTTCCGCACGACCGAGAACCGATATCTGCGCTACTTCGTAGAAGTACCGGAAGGACGTCAAGTCCACCCGCACATCCGCGCGATGTGTCACTTTGGTCACCTGAACCTCCTCGATCACAGCCGCACCGCCATCGTGGGCCGCGTGGACGCCGTGTTCTGCCGCAACGTGCTCATCTACTTCGACCCCGAGTCCCGCCGCAGGGCCATCGACACCTTCTACCAGCGCCTGGTCGCGGGGGGGTACTTGCTGCTCGGGCACAGCGAGTCGCTGCTGAACGCCAGCACTGCGTTCGAGCTGGTGCACGTGTCCACCGACCTCGTGTACCGCCGCCCCGCCCCGCACCTCTTCCGCACGCCATCCGCCACCGAGGGCTCATGA
- a CDS encoding HEAT repeat domain-containing protein, whose amino-acid sequence MTASNGRPELAAHEVQQEGEGQDAEARRREVIRLGQLSPTDASGIAGLVGALGDTDWRVRKEAAALLGQRAGPPALIERLVDAVVQGENVGLRNSALEALAKHGGTVADALLRRLPLVDVAAKKFIVEGLGNTGAVGAVPALVDAVHQPDANTAAAAVEALSRIGGREAELALRGLLRSADPFQRLAALDALTRLSSEVPYDELAPLMGDRMTQRVALELLGRTGRVEALDPLVEALEDRSLTVAGSGAVGLVRLFDASPELTRAVSARARQLTPRARESLRLLVVEGALAVRQAAAHLAILGQDPGILEVALGLASEGALPSEALQAFLHWGPSAIEPLLEVHGQTSGLVSGLSLELACDLLQHADAAGAAPSEQLTRAVRASLSAALDAHDEAVRRAAVRSLTACPEEGDAARLVTMLQAAGEELATAVGVALRHLLAVHPAAVGRALQGISFDWPGAAVVCDIIADVDDAQRLEGLRAAQASASPVVRRAAVLALAKVHHDDSAECVRLSLSDDDVNVRVAAAEALGVLGRVLGADSLRGALRVALEADTPAVVAAAARALALAGDTRSVPVLREKLQSERPGVALSALEALRVLQAPLDDALADLARHSDEEVVKQALSLSLRGDPETALRVAGEALRHVAWHVRAVAVNALADVPGGVDVLRAHADAETDPHVRRALDQHLTPNRVEEG is encoded by the coding sequence ATGACGGCGTCCAACGGTCGCCCCGAGCTCGCTGCCCACGAGGTCCAGCAGGAGGGGGAAGGTCAGGACGCCGAGGCCCGTCGGCGTGAGGTGATCCGCTTGGGGCAGCTGTCGCCGACGGACGCCTCCGGCATCGCGGGACTCGTCGGAGCGCTCGGCGACACCGACTGGCGCGTGCGCAAGGAGGCGGCCGCGCTGCTGGGTCAGCGAGCGGGCCCACCCGCGCTGATCGAGCGCTTGGTGGATGCGGTGGTGCAGGGGGAGAACGTGGGGCTGCGCAACTCGGCGCTCGAGGCGCTCGCCAAGCACGGGGGCACGGTGGCGGACGCGCTCCTTCGACGCCTCCCCCTGGTGGACGTGGCGGCCAAGAAGTTCATCGTGGAGGGGCTCGGCAACACGGGGGCGGTCGGCGCCGTGCCGGCCTTGGTGGATGCGGTGCACCAGCCCGACGCCAACACCGCCGCGGCAGCCGTGGAGGCCTTGTCGCGCATCGGCGGGCGAGAGGCCGAGCTGGCGCTGCGAGGGCTGCTGCGCTCCGCGGACCCCTTCCAGCGCCTGGCGGCGCTCGACGCGCTGACGCGCCTGTCGAGCGAGGTGCCGTACGACGAGCTGGCACCCCTCATGGGCGACCGCATGACGCAGCGCGTGGCCCTCGAGCTGCTCGGACGCACCGGCCGGGTCGAGGCCCTGGACCCGCTGGTGGAGGCCCTCGAGGACCGTTCGCTGACAGTGGCTGGGAGCGGGGCGGTCGGCCTCGTGCGCTTGTTCGATGCGTCTCCGGAGCTGACGCGGGCGGTGAGCGCGCGTGCGCGTCAGCTGACACCTCGGGCGCGCGAGTCGCTCCGGCTGCTGGTCGTGGAGGGCGCCCTGGCCGTCCGTCAGGCCGCCGCGCACCTCGCGATCCTGGGCCAAGATCCAGGCATCCTGGAGGTTGCGTTGGGCCTCGCCTCGGAGGGGGCGCTCCCCAGCGAGGCGCTTCAGGCGTTCTTGCACTGGGGGCCGAGCGCCATCGAGCCGCTCCTGGAGGTCCACGGTCAGACCTCGGGGCTGGTCAGCGGGCTCTCGCTGGAGCTCGCCTGCGACCTGCTGCAGCACGCCGACGCCGCGGGCGCGGCGCCATCGGAGCAGCTGACGCGAGCCGTCCGCGCCTCGCTCTCGGCCGCGCTCGACGCGCACGACGAGGCCGTGCGACGGGCGGCCGTGCGCAGCCTGACGGCGTGCCCGGAGGAGGGCGACGCCGCGCGCCTGGTGACGATGCTGCAGGCGGCGGGCGAAGAGCTCGCGACCGCCGTGGGGGTCGCGCTGCGCCACCTGCTCGCGGTGCATCCGGCGGCCGTGGGTCGCGCCCTGCAAGGCATCTCGTTCGACTGGCCAGGCGCGGCCGTCGTCTGCGACATCATCGCCGACGTGGATGACGCGCAGCGCCTCGAGGGGCTTCGCGCAGCGCAGGCCAGCGCGAGTCCGGTCGTGCGTCGCGCGGCCGTCCTCGCGCTCGCGAAGGTGCACCACGACGACTCCGCCGAGTGCGTCAGATTGTCCCTCTCGGACGACGACGTGAACGTGCGGGTGGCCGCCGCCGAGGCGCTCGGGGTCTTGGGCCGCGTCTTGGGCGCGGACAGCCTCCGCGGTGCCCTGCGCGTCGCGCTCGAAGCGGACACCCCGGCGGTGGTCGCCGCCGCCGCGCGCGCGCTCGCCCTCGCCGGAGACACCCGCTCGGTTCCGGTGTTGCGGGAGAAGCTGCAGAGCGAGCGCCCCGGGGTCGCCCTGTCGGCCCTCGAGGCGCTGCGTGTGCTGCAGGCCCCGCTCGACGATGCGCTGGCCGATCTGGCGCGCCACTCGGACGAGGAGGTGGTGAAGCAAGCCCTCTCGTTGTCGCTGCGCGGCGATCCAGAGACGGCCCTCCGCGTTGCCGGAGAAGCCCTGCGCCACGTCGCGTGGCACGTGCGCGCCGTGGCGGTCAATGCACTGGCGGATGTCCCCGGGGGCGTGGACGTCTTGCGCGCGCACGCCGACGCGGAGACCGACCCCCACGTGCGCCGCGCGCTCGACCAGCACCTGACCCCCAACCGCGTGGAGGAGGGCTGA
- a CDS encoding chemotaxis protein CheW, translating to MVGSVQYAVSIFEVREIINPMPVVELPHAPAVVLGVTDHRGEVVPIVDLRLRFGLEVAARTRRTKWVVVELDGRAVGLVVDAVTEVFGTTSADERSVPALGRGDDVRGIAQVFNHGGKLVFVIDVARVAAPARGLDIDSATLTGLSELPPSSTPSSVAPASSAPKTPTPKRGRSRRT from the coding sequence CTGGTGGGTAGCGTCCAGTACGCCGTGTCCATCTTCGAGGTGCGCGAGATCATCAACCCCATGCCCGTCGTGGAGCTCCCCCACGCGCCGGCCGTCGTGCTGGGCGTGACCGACCACCGCGGGGAGGTCGTGCCCATCGTCGACCTGCGGCTCCGTTTCGGGCTCGAGGTCGCGGCCCGCACGCGGCGCACCAAGTGGGTGGTGGTCGAGCTGGACGGACGGGCGGTCGGGTTGGTGGTGGATGCGGTGACCGAGGTGTTCGGCACCACGAGCGCCGACGAACGCAGCGTCCCCGCGCTCGGCCGCGGCGACGACGTGCGCGGCATCGCGCAGGTGTTCAACCACGGCGGCAAGCTGGTGTTCGTCATCGACGTGGCGCGCGTGGCAGCGCCGGCCCGCGGGCTCGACATCGACAGCGCGACCCTGACTGGGCTCTCCGAGCTTCCGCCGTCCAGCACACCATCTTCCGTGGCGCCCGCCAGCTCAGCGCCGAAGACCCCAACGCCCAAGCGCGGGAGGAGCCGGCGGACATGA
- a CDS encoding chemotaxis protein CheW, which yields MSDAMARSKTIMPGAITPSATPTSDPDALREYLAFQLADEYYALPLGAIREILKPPAITPVPRTPGHVLGIISVRGRVTTVFDLRRKLRVAEAPHDKHTRVLLVDKGDEIMGLLVDRVLQVYRLAPDEIELSGVVAGDMSEFVHGIGRPRVNRTREMRGDVATESDILILLEPTPLLRK from the coding sequence ATGAGCGACGCGATGGCGCGCAGCAAGACCATCATGCCGGGCGCGATCACGCCCAGCGCGACGCCCACATCGGATCCCGATGCGCTGCGTGAGTACCTCGCGTTCCAGCTCGCCGACGAATATTACGCTCTGCCGCTGGGCGCCATCCGGGAGATCCTCAAGCCCCCGGCCATCACGCCCGTCCCACGCACGCCGGGACACGTGCTCGGCATCATCTCGGTGCGCGGCCGCGTGACCACGGTGTTCGACCTGCGCCGCAAGCTGCGCGTGGCCGAGGCCCCCCACGACAAGCACACGCGCGTGCTGCTGGTGGACAAGGGCGACGAGATCATGGGCCTCCTCGTCGACCGCGTGCTGCAGGTGTATCGCCTTGCGCCCGACGAGATCGAGCTCTCCGGTGTCGTCGCGGGCGACATGAGCGAGTTCGTCCACGGCATCGGGCGCCCGCGGGTCAACCGCACGCGCGAGATGCGCGGCGACGTCGCCACCGAGTCCGACATCCTCATCCTCCTCGAACCCACGCCGCTGCTACGCAAATGA